From Streptomyces sp. 6-11-2, one genomic window encodes:
- a CDS encoding copper homeostasis protein CutC produces the protein MTDHTIRPALEIAVTSPAGARVALDHGADRVELCTGLELGGLTPSAALVEAVAAVGLPVQVLVRCRPGDFVHDADEIALMVAEARSVIASGAAGVVVGALTADGGLDTDAVTRLAAAAHDAGRPVEVTLHRAIDLSADPVATAALLPDLGLTRVLTSGGAPAAGEGLAALAAMVEAAPGVQVMAGGGVRPADIPALTAAGVAAVHLSAKRRAEPRRGGAWIPLGASSASAEQDTYFVTDPAVVAEARRMLESRATG, from the coding sequence ATGACCGACCACACCATCCGGCCAGCATTGGAGATCGCCGTCACCTCACCGGCCGGTGCCCGTGTCGCCCTCGACCACGGAGCCGACCGCGTCGAACTCTGCACCGGCCTGGAACTGGGCGGTCTGACCCCGTCGGCCGCCCTCGTCGAGGCGGTCGCCGCCGTAGGCCTGCCGGTGCAGGTCCTGGTCCGCTGCCGGCCGGGCGACTTCGTCCACGACGCCGACGAGATCGCCCTGATGGTCGCCGAGGCGCGGTCCGTGATCGCCTCCGGCGCCGCCGGCGTGGTCGTCGGCGCGCTCACCGCCGACGGCGGCCTCGACACCGACGCCGTCACGCGCCTCGCCGCGGCGGCTCATGACGCGGGCCGCCCCGTCGAGGTGACCCTGCACCGCGCGATCGACCTGTCCGCGGACCCGGTCGCCACCGCCGCGCTGTTGCCCGACCTGGGGCTCACCCGGGTGCTCACCTCCGGCGGCGCCCCGGCCGCCGGAGAGGGACTCGCCGCGCTCGCCGCCATGGTCGAGGCCGCACCCGGCGTGCAGGTCATGGCCGGCGGCGGGGTGCGCCCCGCCGACATCCCGGCCCTGACCGCCGCCGGTGTCGCCGCCGTCCACCTCTCCGCGAAGCGCCGCGCCGAACCCCGGCGCGGGGGTGCGTGGATCCCCCTCGGCGCCTCCAGCGCCTCCGCCGAGCAGGACACATACTTCGTCACCGACCCAGCGGTGGTCGCCGAGGCCAGGAGAATGCTGGAATCCCGGGCAACGGGCTGA
- the sucC gene encoding ADP-forming succinate--CoA ligase subunit beta — MDLYEHQARQLFEEYGIVVPRAEVTDSSKKAREIARRFGGRVVVKAQVKTGGRGRAGGVKLAADPAATELTARQILGMDIKGHRVRTVMVAEPVDTAEEFRVSYALDRSTGGFLAIASARGGTETEEAGASRPEAVARVPVDPTEGVTSSKAAGIAAAAGLPPQAVDTLVRLWRVLVREDALLVEVDPLVRTRQGRIVALGGRITLDRNARFRQARWGVEHTEHDDPLEAAAAARGLTCVKLDGEVGVIGNGAGLVMSTLDMVADRGARPANFLDIGGGASARRMADGLSVVLSDPSVRSVLVNVFGGITACDTVAEGIVQALDTVRLTRPLVVRLDGNNAARGRAILDERAHPLLEQAATMDTAASRAAEPARGA, encoded by the coding sequence ATGGACCTCTACGAACACCAGGCAAGACAACTCTTCGAGGAGTACGGCATCGTGGTGCCACGAGCCGAGGTCACCGACTCCTCCAAGAAGGCCCGTGAGATCGCCCGCAGGTTCGGCGGCCGGGTCGTCGTCAAGGCCCAGGTGAAGACGGGCGGGCGGGGCAGGGCGGGCGGAGTGAAACTCGCCGCCGACCCCGCGGCCACCGAACTGACGGCTCGCCAGATCCTCGGCATGGACATCAAGGGTCACCGGGTCCGCACGGTGATGGTGGCCGAACCGGTCGACACCGCCGAGGAGTTCCGCGTCTCCTACGCCCTCGACCGTTCGACGGGCGGCTTCCTCGCCATCGCCTCGGCCCGGGGCGGCACGGAGACCGAGGAGGCGGGCGCGAGCCGACCCGAGGCGGTGGCGCGCGTCCCCGTCGACCCGACCGAGGGCGTCACCTCGTCGAAGGCGGCCGGGATCGCCGCGGCGGCGGGCCTGCCTCCGCAGGCCGTGGACACCCTGGTCCGGCTCTGGCGGGTCCTGGTCCGCGAGGACGCCCTGCTGGTGGAGGTCGACCCGCTGGTACGCACGAGGCAGGGCCGGATCGTTGCCCTCGGCGGCAGGATCACCCTCGACCGCAACGCCCGGTTCCGCCAGGCCCGCTGGGGGGTGGAGCACACCGAGCACGACGACCCGCTGGAGGCGGCGGCCGCGGCCCGCGGCCTCACCTGCGTCAAGCTGGACGGCGAGGTCGGCGTCATCGGCAACGGCGCCGGCCTGGTCATGTCCACACTGGACATGGTCGCCGACCGTGGCGCCCGCCCCGCCAACTTCCTGGACATCGGAGGCGGGGCCTCCGCGCGGCGCATGGCCGACGGGCTGTCCGTCGTCCTCTCCGACCCGTCCGTGCGGTCGGTCCTCGTCAACGTCTTCGGCGGGATCACCGCGTGCGACACCGTCGCCGAGGGCATCGTCCAGGCCCTGGACACCGTCCGGCTCACCCGACCGCTGGTCGTACGCCTCGACGGCAACAACGCGGCCCGCGGCCGCGCGATCCTCGACGAGCGCGCCCACCCCCTGCTCGAACAGGCCGCCACCATGGACACCGCCGCGAGCCGCGCCGCGGAGCCGGCCCGAGGAGCATGA
- a CDS encoding OFA family MFS transporter — protein sequence MTADPLSTRSTPGDTRTAHGSYREVTDSRGRVYRIGETDSDIMGRRRRWMVILPWVGMMGISSAEYAFTSAEETLHKAHLWSSGHIFWLMGVWVFFQAAVAFPAGQLRESGRLPARSAMLLGAVGTLLGYLSLAYAPHVIVAYFGFGMCSGIGAGLVYATCVNMVGKWYPERKGGKTGFVNGGFAYGSVPFVFLFTSFMDLSNYRTVLACVGAGLCLMVATAGWFFRDPPKNWWPAHVDPLKQTDDPKIRRALAKNPPAVKQYTPGEAARTPVMWMMWFCLLCTAGINIFGIAFQVPFGKDMGFAGGIVATAMSLKAIVNGTGRGVIGWISDQCGRRSTLIIVCLVLGTAQFGVLVSGQMGSMPFFLFCSMVSGFGGGAIFPLFAAMTADYFGENHNAANYGIVYSSKLISGLVGSGLGAVVVAAWDYKGAFLLAGSIGLASAVLALFLKAPGRPQPRRGVAANPRPLGEDMA from the coding sequence ATGACCGCGGATCCCCTATCGACCAGAAGTACGCCGGGCGACACCCGCACGGCGCACGGCTCGTATCGCGAAGTGACCGACTCCCGGGGGCGGGTCTACCGCATCGGTGAGACCGACAGCGACATCATGGGGCGTCGCCGCAGGTGGATGGTCATCCTCCCCTGGGTGGGCATGATGGGCATCAGCTCCGCCGAATACGCGTTCACCTCGGCGGAGGAGACGCTCCACAAGGCCCACCTGTGGAGCAGTGGGCACATCTTCTGGCTGATGGGCGTCTGGGTGTTCTTCCAGGCGGCCGTGGCCTTCCCGGCCGGACAACTGCGGGAGAGCGGCAGGCTGCCCGCCCGTTCGGCCATGCTGCTCGGCGCGGTCGGCACACTGCTGGGCTATCTGTCGCTGGCGTACGCGCCGCACGTGATCGTGGCGTACTTCGGCTTCGGGATGTGCAGCGGCATCGGCGCCGGTCTGGTGTACGCGACCTGCGTGAACATGGTCGGCAAGTGGTACCCGGAGCGCAAGGGCGGCAAGACGGGCTTCGTCAACGGCGGATTCGCCTACGGCTCCGTGCCGTTCGTGTTCCTTTTCACCTCGTTCATGGACCTGAGCAACTACCGGACGGTGCTCGCCTGCGTCGGTGCCGGACTGTGCCTCATGGTGGCGACGGCCGGCTGGTTCTTCCGGGACCCCCCGAAGAACTGGTGGCCCGCTCACGTCGACCCGCTGAAGCAGACCGACGACCCCAAGATCCGCCGGGCGCTGGCGAAGAACCCGCCGGCGGTCAAGCAGTACACGCCGGGCGAGGCCGCCCGTACGCCCGTCATGTGGATGATGTGGTTCTGTCTGCTGTGCACGGCCGGCATCAACATCTTCGGCATCGCCTTCCAGGTGCCGTTCGGCAAGGACATGGGGTTCGCGGGCGGGATCGTGGCGACCGCGATGTCCCTGAAGGCGATCGTCAACGGCACCGGGCGCGGTGTCATCGGCTGGATCTCCGACCAGTGCGGGCGGCGCAGCACCCTGATCATCGTGTGTCTGGTGCTCGGCACGGCGCAGTTCGGTGTGCTGGTGTCCGGGCAGATGGGCAGCATGCCGTTCTTCCTGTTCTGCTCCATGGTGTCCGGGTTCGGCGGCGGAGCGATCTTCCCGCTGTTCGCGGCCATGACGGCCGACTACTTCGGGGAGAACCACAACGCCGCCAACTACGGCATCGTCTACAGCTCGAAGCTGATCTCCGGGCTCGTCGGTTCGGGTCTCGGGGCGGTCGTCGTCGCGGCCTGGGACTACAAGGGCGCGTTCCTCCTGGCGGGTTCGATCGGGTTGGCCTCCGCGGTGCTGGCGCTGTTCCTGAAGGCTCCGGGCAGGCCGCAGCCCCGGCGCGGTGTCGCCGCCAACCCCCGGCCCCTGGGCGAGGACATGGCGTGA
- a CDS encoding sugar phosphate isomerase/epimerase family protein produces the protein MNDIQATDHGTDELLRRSLGIGRRGFLSTCTAVAAGAIAAPVLGAAPVQAAPAESNGKAKGHLLVPEDKRGIILYTVRDATGRDPFSTSLPSGFRAVFEQLARFGYRQVEFAGYGQHANAPGGANLESVEGARLLRGWLDEYGLRAQGNHGFIPGSWPLTTGDLDTFKKHLEIANILGMQHMGTGNDPTGSNYKADWDVAAEKWHVLGEIARRAGIKLYTHNHDAAYGFLLDGGPLDAQGRPTRSSGIRKLEYFLSITDPKLIWLEMDIFWAHVAQYKFRTYTDHDGATRQNIFDPAGLVTRHDKRYPLFHAKDGVINNTNGQGYDMVPFGTGVIDYTTFFSRVGSPNYHNPMVEQDNAPSSTDPGQSLEHARIGCRNMAALRRK, from the coding sequence GTGAACGACATCCAAGCAACCGACCACGGCACCGACGAACTGCTGCGCCGCAGCCTGGGCATCGGCCGCCGCGGCTTCCTCAGCACCTGCACCGCCGTCGCGGCCGGGGCGATCGCCGCTCCCGTCCTCGGCGCGGCCCCGGTGCAGGCGGCCCCCGCCGAGTCCAACGGCAAGGCCAAGGGCCACCTGCTCGTCCCCGAGGACAAGCGCGGCATCATCCTCTACACGGTGCGCGACGCCACCGGCCGCGACCCGTTCTCCACCAGCCTGCCCTCCGGCTTCCGTGCCGTGTTCGAGCAACTGGCCCGATTCGGCTACCGGCAGGTCGAGTTCGCGGGGTACGGCCAGCACGCCAACGCCCCCGGCGGCGCCAACCTGGAGTCCGTCGAGGGCGCCCGGCTGCTGCGCGGCTGGCTGGACGAGTACGGGCTGCGGGCGCAGGGCAACCACGGCTTCATCCCGGGCTCGTGGCCGCTGACCACCGGGGACCTGGACACCTTCAAGAAGCACCTGGAGATCGCCAACATCCTCGGCATGCAGCACATGGGGACCGGCAACGACCCCACCGGCAGCAACTACAAGGCCGACTGGGACGTCGCCGCCGAGAAGTGGCACGTCCTCGGCGAGATCGCCCGCAGAGCCGGGATCAAGCTCTACACCCACAACCACGACGCGGCCTACGGCTTCCTGCTCGACGGCGGCCCGCTCGACGCCCAGGGCCGCCCGACCCGCAGCTCCGGCATCCGCAAGCTGGAGTACTTCCTGTCCATCACCGACCCCAAGCTGATCTGGCTGGAGATGGACATCTTCTGGGCGCACGTGGCCCAGTACAAGTTCCGCACCTACACCGACCACGACGGCGCCACCCGGCAGAACATCTTCGACCCGGCCGGCCTCGTCACCCGCCACGACAAGCGCTACCCGCTGTTCCACGCCAAGGACGGCGTCATCAACAACACCAACGGACAGGGCTACGACATGGTCCCGTTCGGCACCGGTGTCATCGACTACACCACCTTCTTCTCCCGGGTCGGCAGTCCGAACTACCACAACCCGATGGTCGAGCAGGACAACGCCCCGAGCTCCACCGACCCGGGCCAGTCGCTGGAGCACGCGCGGATCGGCTGCCGGAACATGGCCGCGCTGCGCCGCAAGTAA
- a CDS encoding nucleotide pyrophosphatase/phosphodiesterase family protein, producing the protein MTRPQGPTPLLVLDVVGLTPRILDHMPRLKALGQSGSRAALGTVLPAVTCAAQSTFLTGTMPSEHGIVGNGWYFRELGDVLLWRQHNGLVTGDKLWDAARRAHPGYTVANICWWYAMGADTDITVTPRPVYYADGRKEPDCYTRPPALHDELTEKLGTFPLFHFWGPGADLVSSQWIIDATRHIQRTRRPDLTLCYLPHLDYDLQRYGPDDPRSLQAAADLDAAMAPLLDDARAEGRTVVALSEYGITRADRPVDINRALRRAGLLEVHTQDGMEYLDPMASRAFAVADHQIAHVYVRRPEDMDATRVALDGLPGIERLLDDEGKKAHHLDHPRSGELVAVAEPDAWFTYYYWLDDERAPDFAQLVEIHRKPGYDPVELFMDPHDPYVKVKAATAVARKKLGMRYRMAVVPLDASPIRGSHGRLPASDDDGPLLLCSTPRAVGDRIAATDVKSLLLHLAGLGHADHKPEERHP; encoded by the coding sequence ATGACCCGGCCCCAGGGACCGACACCCCTGCTCGTCCTGGACGTCGTCGGTCTCACCCCGCGCATCCTCGACCACATGCCCCGCCTCAAGGCCCTCGGCCAGTCGGGCTCCCGTGCCGCGCTCGGCACCGTCCTGCCCGCCGTCACCTGCGCCGCCCAGTCCACCTTCCTCACCGGCACCATGCCCTCCGAGCACGGAATCGTCGGCAACGGCTGGTACTTCCGCGAACTCGGCGACGTCCTGCTGTGGCGGCAGCACAACGGCCTCGTCACCGGCGACAAGCTGTGGGACGCCGCCCGCCGCGCCCACCCCGGCTACACGGTCGCCAACATCTGCTGGTGGTACGCCATGGGCGCCGACACCGACATCACCGTCACCCCGCGGCCCGTCTACTACGCCGACGGCCGCAAGGAACCCGACTGCTACACCCGCCCCCCGGCCCTGCACGACGAACTCACCGAGAAACTCGGCACGTTCCCCCTGTTCCACTTCTGGGGGCCCGGCGCCGACCTCGTCTCCAGCCAGTGGATCATCGACGCCACCCGCCACATCCAGCGCACCCGCCGACCCGACCTGACGCTCTGCTACCTGCCCCACCTCGACTACGACCTGCAACGCTACGGCCCCGACGACCCGCGCTCCCTGCAAGCGGCGGCCGACCTCGACGCCGCCATGGCCCCGCTCCTGGACGACGCGCGCGCAGAGGGCCGTACCGTCGTCGCGCTGTCCGAGTACGGCATCACCCGCGCCGACCGGCCCGTCGACATCAACCGCGCCCTGCGCCGGGCCGGCCTGCTCGAAGTGCACACCCAGGACGGCATGGAGTACCTCGACCCGATGGCCTCGCGCGCCTTCGCCGTCGCCGACCACCAGATCGCCCACGTCTACGTGCGCCGCCCCGAGGACATGGACGCGACCAGGGTCGCCCTCGACGGACTGCCCGGCATCGAGCGACTCCTCGACGACGAGGGCAAGAAGGCCCACCACCTCGACCACCCGCGCTCCGGCGAACTCGTCGCCGTCGCCGAACCGGACGCCTGGTTCACGTACTACTACTGGCTCGACGACGAGCGCGCGCCCGACTTCGCGCAGCTGGTCGAGATCCACCGCAAACCCGGTTACGACCCGGTCGAGCTCTTCATGGACCCGCACGACCCCTATGTGAAGGTCAAGGCGGCGACGGCGGTGGCCCGGAAGAAACTCGGGATGCGCTACCGCATGGCGGTCGTACCCCTCGACGCCTCACCCATCCGCGGCAGCCACGGCCGCCTGCCCGCGAGCGACGACGACGGTCCGCTCCTCCTGTGCTCCACCCCCCGTGCCGTCGGCGACCGCATCGCGGCCACCGACGTGAAGTCCCTCCTGCTCCACCTCGCCGGTCTCGGCCACGCAGACCACAAGCCCGAAGAGAGGCACCCGTGA
- the eboE gene encoding metabolite traffic protein EboE: MRFRHPDGSTVHLAYCTNVHPAETLDGVVAQLRDHCEPVRRRLGRDRLGVGLWLARDAARTLDTDPSALRALRAELDRHGLEVVTLNGFPYQGFGAEEVKYRVYKPDWADAERLDHTTALARILAGLLPDDVGEGSVSTLPLAWRTAYDDSRAERARTALRTLAERLDALEELTGRSIRVGLEPEPGCVVETTHDAIAPLTAIAHDRIGICVDTCHLATSFEDPHTALDALAEAGVPIVKSQLSAALHAEHPHLPDVRDALAAFDEPRFLHQTRTVTAAGLRGTDDLGEALGGDVLPDAAPWRAHFHVPLHAAPAEPLTSTLPVLKAALTRLVGGPRPLTRHLEVETYTWQALPSELRPRDRGRLADGIAAELALTRDLLTDLGLKELP; the protein is encoded by the coding sequence ATGCGCTTCCGGCACCCCGACGGCTCCACTGTCCACCTCGCCTACTGCACCAACGTCCACCCCGCCGAGACCCTCGACGGCGTCGTGGCCCAACTGCGCGACCACTGCGAGCCCGTCCGCCGCCGCCTGGGCCGAGACCGCCTCGGCGTCGGCCTGTGGCTCGCCCGGGACGCCGCCCGCACCCTCGACACCGACCCGTCAGCACTGCGCGCCCTGCGCGCCGAACTCGACCGGCACGGCCTGGAGGTGGTCACCCTCAACGGCTTCCCCTACCAGGGCTTCGGCGCCGAAGAGGTCAAGTACCGCGTCTACAAGCCGGACTGGGCCGACGCCGAACGCCTCGACCACACCACCGCGCTCGCCCGCATCCTCGCCGGCCTCCTCCCGGACGACGTCGGCGAGGGCAGCGTCTCCACCCTGCCCCTGGCCTGGCGCACCGCGTACGACGACTCCCGCGCCGAGCGGGCCCGTACCGCCCTGCGCACCCTCGCCGAACGCCTCGACGCGCTGGAGGAGTTGACGGGCCGCTCCATCCGGGTGGGCCTGGAACCCGAACCCGGCTGTGTCGTCGAGACCACGCACGACGCCATCGCCCCGCTGACCGCGATCGCCCACGACCGCATCGGCATCTGCGTCGACACGTGCCACCTCGCCACCTCCTTCGAGGACCCGCACACCGCCCTGGACGCCCTCGCCGAGGCCGGCGTCCCCATCGTCAAGTCCCAGCTGTCGGCCGCCCTGCACGCCGAGCACCCCCACCTGCCCGACGTCCGCGACGCCCTCGCCGCCTTCGACGAACCCCGCTTCCTGCACCAGACCCGTACCGTCACCGCCGCCGGCCTGCGCGGCACCGACGACCTCGGGGAAGCACTGGGCGGAGACGTCCTGCCCGACGCCGCGCCCTGGCGCGCCCACTTCCACGTCCCCCTGCACGCGGCCCCCGCCGAGCCCCTCACCTCCACCCTCCCGGTCCTCAAGGCCGCCCTGACCCGGCTCGTCGGCGGCCCGCGGCCGCTCACCCGCCACCTGGAGGTCGAGACCTACACCTGGCAGGCGCTCCCGTCCGAGCTGCGCCCCCGTGACCGCGGCCGGCTCGCCGACGGCATCGCCGCCGAACTCGCCCTCACCCGCGACCTGCTGACCGACCTCGGACTGAAGGAACTGCCATGA
- a CDS encoding TatD family hydrolase, producing MRIFDPHIHMTSRTTDDYEAMYAAGVRAVVEPAFWLGQPRTSAASFLDYFDSLIGWEPFRAAQYGIAHHCTIALNPKEANDPRCLPVLDELPRYLVKDQVVAVGEIGYDSMTPEEDTALSAQLQLAADHGLPALVHTPHRDKLTGLRRTLDVVRESALAMDRVLVDHLNETTVKEAKDSGCWLGFSVYPDTKMDEERMVAILRAHGPERVLVNSAADWGRSDPLKTRKVADLMLAEGFTEDEVDRVLWRNPVEFYGLSGRLSLDVAATGATHEGNSILRGGE from the coding sequence ATGCGCATCTTCGATCCCCACATCCACATGACGTCCAGGACCACCGACGACTACGAGGCCATGTACGCCGCCGGCGTCCGCGCCGTCGTGGAACCGGCCTTCTGGCTCGGTCAGCCCCGCACCTCGGCCGCCTCCTTCCTCGACTACTTCGACTCCCTGATCGGCTGGGAACCCTTCCGCGCCGCCCAGTACGGCATCGCCCACCACTGCACCATCGCCCTGAACCCCAAGGAGGCCAACGACCCGCGCTGCCTGCCCGTCCTCGACGAACTGCCCCGCTACCTCGTCAAGGACCAGGTCGTCGCCGTGGGCGAGATCGGCTACGACTCGATGACCCCCGAAGAGGACACGGCCCTCTCCGCCCAGTTGCAGCTCGCCGCCGACCACGGGCTGCCCGCCCTCGTCCACACCCCGCACCGCGACAAGCTCACCGGGCTGCGCCGCACCCTCGACGTCGTACGGGAGTCGGCGCTGGCCATGGACCGCGTCCTGGTCGACCACCTCAACGAGACCACCGTCAAGGAGGCCAAGGACAGCGGCTGCTGGCTCGGCTTCTCCGTCTACCCCGACACCAAGATGGACGAGGAGCGGATGGTCGCGATCCTGCGCGCCCACGGCCCCGAACGGGTCCTGGTCAACTCCGCCGCCGACTGGGGCAGAAGCGACCCCCTCAAGACCCGCAAGGTGGCCGACCTCATGCTCGCCGAGGGCTTCACCGAGGACGAGGTGGACCGCGTGCTGTGGCGCAACCCCGTCGAGTTCTACGGTCTCAGCGGCCGGCTGAGCCTCGACGTCGCCGCGACCGGCGCCACCCACGAGGGCAACAGCATCCTGCGCGGCGGGGAGTGA
- a CDS encoding EboA domain-containing protein: MTHPHGTGTAGTPAAGTAPAPTPTDELRARTDTGLTPAARAWLDQALDEAAAHPGTHGPISVWELRLAEAGRRCGPAHADAARVLILHAARADLDALTRVYRQGTADERRAVLHALPHLVAGPDALPLVEDALRTNDTRLLAAAVGPYAAGHLAAHAWRHAVLKCLFTGVPVDSVADLGRRARGDTELARMLGDYAAERTAAGRQVPEDLHRVLALSEPDTAPHGPVDPHGKES, encoded by the coding sequence ATGACCCACCCGCACGGCACCGGCACCGCGGGCACCCCCGCGGCCGGCACCGCCCCCGCTCCGACCCCGACGGACGAGCTGCGCGCCCGTACGGACACCGGCCTCACACCGGCCGCACGGGCCTGGCTCGACCAGGCGCTCGACGAGGCCGCCGCCCACCCCGGCACCCACGGGCCGATCTCCGTGTGGGAGCTGCGCCTGGCCGAGGCGGGCCGCCGCTGCGGCCCCGCCCACGCCGACGCCGCCCGCGTCCTCATCCTGCACGCGGCCCGCGCCGACCTCGACGCCCTCACCCGGGTCTACCGCCAGGGCACCGCCGACGAACGCCGCGCCGTCCTGCACGCCCTGCCCCACCTCGTGGCCGGCCCCGACGCCCTTCCGCTCGTCGAGGACGCGCTGCGCACCAACGACACCCGGCTGCTCGCCGCCGCCGTGGGCCCGTACGCCGCCGGGCACCTGGCTGCTCACGCATGGCGCCACGCCGTGCTGAAGTGCCTGTTCACCGGCGTGCCCGTGGACAGCGTCGCGGACCTGGGCCGCCGCGCCCGCGGCGACACCGAACTCGCCCGCATGCTCGGCGACTACGCCGCCGAACGCACCGCCGCGGGCCGCCAGGTCCCCGAGGACCTGCACCGCGTCCTGGCCCTGTCCGAGCCCGACACCGCGCCGCACGGCCCGGTCGACCCCCACGGCAAGGAGTCCTGA
- a CDS encoding sugar phosphate isomerase/epimerase — protein sequence MSPDPAAAPRFGYGTNGLADLRLDDALGLLADLGYDGVGLTLDHMHLDPLAPDLAARTRRVAHRLDALGLGVTVETGARYVLDPRRKHGPSLLDADPADRARRADLLLRAVRVAADLGAHAVHCFSGITPPGTDRDTAWKRLAESLGPVLEAATAAGVPLAVEPEPGHLLATLADFHHLRRTLGDPENLGLTLDIGHCQCLEPLPPAECVRAAAPWLRHVQIEDMRRGVHEHLPFGDGEIDFPPVLAALAATGYEGLTVVELPRHSHAGPHHAELSLPFLRRAATAAASTGEPPAPAAPAPPAPARPAPEHPVTPEGSTR from the coding sequence ATGAGCCCCGACCCCGCCGCGGCCCCGCGCTTCGGCTACGGCACCAACGGCCTCGCGGACCTGCGCCTCGACGACGCCCTCGGCCTGCTCGCCGACCTCGGCTACGACGGCGTGGGACTGACCCTCGACCACATGCACCTCGACCCGCTCGCCCCCGACCTGGCCGCCCGCACCCGCCGGGTCGCGCACCGGCTGGACGCGCTGGGCCTCGGGGTGACGGTGGAGACGGGCGCCCGTTACGTGCTCGACCCGCGGCGCAAGCACGGCCCCTCCCTCCTGGACGCGGACCCGGCGGACCGCGCCCGCCGCGCCGACCTGCTGCTGCGGGCCGTACGGGTGGCCGCCGACCTCGGCGCCCACGCCGTGCACTGCTTCAGCGGCATCACCCCGCCCGGCACCGACCGGGACACGGCGTGGAAGCGGCTCGCCGAGTCCCTGGGCCCCGTCCTGGAGGCCGCCACCGCCGCCGGCGTCCCCCTCGCCGTGGAGCCCGAACCCGGCCACCTCCTCGCCACCCTCGCCGACTTCCACCACCTGCGCCGCACCCTCGGCGACCCGGAGAACCTGGGCCTCACCCTCGACATCGGCCACTGCCAGTGCCTCGAACCCCTCCCTCCGGCCGAGTGCGTCCGCGCCGCCGCGCCCTGGCTGCGGCACGTCCAGATCGAGGACATGCGCCGCGGCGTCCACGAACACCTCCCGTTCGGGGACGGCGAGATCGACTTCCCGCCCGTCCTCGCGGCCCTGGCCGCCACCGGCTATGAGGGCCTGACCGTCGTGGAACTGCCCCGGCACTCCCACGCCGGCCCGCACCACGCCGAGCTCTCCCTGCCCTTCCTCCGCCGAGCGGCCACCGCCGCCGCGTCCACGGGCGAGCCCCCGGCTCCCGCGGCCCCCGCGCCTCCCGCCCCCGCGCGTCCAGCCCCCGAGCATCCGGTCACCCCAGAAGGGAGCACCCGATGA
- a CDS encoding SCO3242 family prenyltransferase: MAFAGQPAGAGPSEGGPRPARADGDPVASTATDPAPAPTSTPHPPRRPALGTPADWVELLRLPALFTVPGDALAGAAVAGRAPGTRTLLAIGSSLCLYQAGMALNDWADRAEDAVERPHRPLPSGRIAPGAALAAAGALTALGLALAARAGRPALTVAVPLAATVWAYDLGLKRNWAGPPVMAAARSLDLVLGAAASGGRVRDAVPSAAALGAHTLAVTAVSRRETQGGSTAVPLAALAVTSGVAYALTPPAVALRLPADRGGAAPLGPPGLTPAPVDALRAALALGYAATVARPLAHAVLNSSPPLTQRAVGGGIRAMIPLQAALSARAGAPLTALCTAALAPLARRFARKVSVT, from the coding sequence GTGGCTTTCGCCGGACAGCCGGCGGGGGCCGGGCCGTCGGAGGGCGGTCCCCGGCCGGCGCGGGCGGATGGCGATCCCGTCGCCTCCACCGCCACGGACCCGGCCCCCGCGCCCACCTCCACCCCGCACCCACCCCGCCGCCCAGCCCTCGGCACCCCCGCCGACTGGGTCGAACTGCTGCGGCTGCCCGCCCTGTTCACCGTCCCCGGCGACGCCCTCGCCGGGGCCGCGGTGGCCGGGCGGGCCCCCGGGACCCGTACCCTCCTGGCCATCGGCTCGTCCCTGTGCCTCTACCAGGCGGGCATGGCGCTCAACGACTGGGCGGACCGTGCCGAGGACGCCGTGGAGCGCCCGCACCGGCCGCTCCCGTCCGGGCGGATCGCCCCCGGCGCCGCGCTCGCCGCGGCCGGCGCGCTCACCGCCCTGGGCCTCGCGCTCGCCGCCCGCGCCGGGCGGCCCGCGCTCACCGTCGCCGTACCGCTCGCCGCCACGGTCTGGGCGTACGACCTCGGTCTGAAGCGGAACTGGGCGGGACCGCCGGTGATGGCGGCGGCCCGGAGCCTCGACCTCGTGCTCGGCGCCGCCGCGAGCGGCGGCCGGGTCCGCGACGCCGTACCGTCCGCCGCCGCCCTCGGCGCCCACACCCTGGCCGTCACCGCCGTATCGCGCCGCGAGACCCAGGGCGGCTCCACCGCCGTCCCGCTCGCGGCCCTCGCGGTCACCTCCGGCGTCGCGTACGCACTGACCCCGCCCGCCGTGGCCCTCAGACTCCCGGCGGACCGAGGTGGAGCAGCCCCCCTCGGTCCGCCGGGCCTCACCCCCGCACCGGTCGATGCGCTCCGTGCGGCACTCGCGCTCGGCTACGCCGCCACCGTCGCCCGCCCCCTCGCCCACGCCGTCCTCAACTCCTCGCCCCCGCTCACCCAGAGGGCCGTCGGCGGCGGCATCCGCGCCATGATCCCGCTCCAGGCAGCGCTGTCCGCCCGCGCGGGCGCACCGCTCACCGCCCTGTGCACGGCCGCCCTGGCCCCGCTGGCCCGAAGGTTCGCGAGGAAGGTGAGCGTGACATGA